Proteins from one Paraburkholderia acidisoli genomic window:
- a CDS encoding NHL repeat-containing protein, translating into MCTFICTSSVQTIAAPQLQVTTSWIGNTYGYGQGTWMQINVTAIAVTPEGKVYTNAPWDESGAEISAYQDGKALGFAGGTHGWGGAGGNAVAVNQHYLYAAVGVGNEKGHLVGNGIWPEKGRQWFGVTRRPLDQPKRAAAFQASPDPLNPHAQLAGAFLKIADVPTGTHADIGGLAATDSTLYVSNTSMNRIEIYDANSMQRKSQFDVRAPGRIALAGDGSLWVLAGANDDKGPYVQHFSADGKPLDDALKLPDDADAVDINVDASQRILIADNGPRQQILIYTRNGKSWAQSATLGERGGIFAGVAGRPGPGRFNGLTGVGTDAHGNIYVSTNGIGPQHDSIGAGLGATLEAYSPAGKRLWNLEGLLFVDGAWVDPQRPDSVYTGNKRFELDLSKPPGQDSRYVGFLSNRFRYPDDPVFHTDQWPGLPTARALNGHTFLFLTDMYADHLKIYRFDAQHDGETAIPSGFIAGRERPVLHVPNAPPGGDWIWRDTNGNGAFESSEFTRNPSREKLGGGWGWWVDTRGDIWRARDDKGIWRFRFGGLDAKGNPIYSYDKLDKYAIPAPFTEVHRAIYEPQTDSLYVTGYTADAPHDPGFWKEAGRVLVRYDKWTSGHPEQRYMLRLPWDPHAKPPVTPAGLTVEGQYVFVVEPAGNVHVYDKDSAKEVGTFGPGPEVGHASGWVDVPFGISAHRQANGEYLVFVEEDARGKVLMYRWKPA; encoded by the coding sequence ATGTGCACGTTCATCTGTACCTCGTCGGTGCAGACGATCGCCGCGCCGCAATTGCAGGTTACGACTTCGTGGATCGGCAATACCTACGGTTATGGTCAGGGCACGTGGATGCAGATCAACGTGACCGCCATCGCCGTGACGCCCGAAGGCAAGGTCTATACAAACGCGCCGTGGGACGAGAGCGGGGCGGAGATCAGCGCGTATCAGGACGGCAAGGCGCTCGGTTTCGCGGGCGGCACGCATGGCTGGGGTGGCGCGGGCGGCAATGCCGTAGCCGTGAATCAGCACTATCTGTATGCCGCCGTGGGCGTGGGCAACGAGAAAGGGCATCTCGTTGGCAACGGCATCTGGCCGGAGAAAGGGCGCCAGTGGTTCGGCGTGACGCGCCGGCCGCTCGATCAGCCTAAGCGAGCCGCTGCGTTCCAGGCCTCGCCCGATCCGCTGAATCCGCACGCGCAACTGGCGGGCGCGTTCCTGAAGATCGCCGATGTGCCCACGGGCACGCATGCCGATATCGGCGGACTCGCCGCGACGGATTCGACGCTCTATGTCAGCAACACGTCGATGAATCGCATCGAGATTTACGATGCGAACTCGATGCAGCGCAAGTCGCAGTTCGACGTGCGGGCGCCGGGCCGCATCGCGCTCGCGGGTGACGGTTCGCTCTGGGTGCTCGCGGGCGCGAACGACGACAAAGGCCCGTACGTCCAGCATTTTTCGGCGGATGGCAAGCCGCTCGACGACGCGCTCAAGCTGCCCGACGACGCGGACGCCGTCGACATCAACGTGGATGCCTCGCAGCGCATCCTGATCGCCGATAACGGCCCGCGCCAGCAGATCCTCATTTATACGCGCAACGGCAAGTCGTGGGCGCAGAGCGCGACGCTCGGCGAACGCGGCGGCATTTTCGCGGGCGTGGCGGGGCGGCCGGGGCCGGGCCGCTTCAACGGCCTGACCGGCGTGGGCACGGACGCGCACGGCAACATCTACGTGTCGACGAACGGCATTGGTCCGCAGCACGACAGCATTGGCGCGGGGCTCGGCGCGACGCTCGAGGCCTACTCGCCCGCGGGCAAGCGGCTGTGGAATCTCGAAGGACTGCTGTTCGTGGACGGCGCGTGGGTCGATCCGCAGCGGCCCGATAGCGTGTACACGGGCAACAAGCGCTTCGAGCTCGATCTCTCGAAACCGCCTGGTCAGGACTCGCGTTACGTGGGCTTTCTGTCGAACCGTTTCCGCTATCCCGACGATCCCGTCTTCCACACGGACCAGTGGCCGGGCCTGCCGACGGCGCGCGCGCTGAATGGGCACACGTTCCTCTTTCTCACCGACATGTATGCGGACCATCTGAAGATCTATCGCTTCGATGCGCAGCATGACGGCGAAACCGCGATTCCCTCGGGCTTCATCGCGGGACGCGAACGTCCCGTGCTGCACGTGCCGAACGCACCGCCGGGCGGCGACTGGATCTGGCGCGACACGAACGGCAACGGTGCGTTCGAGAGCAGCGAATTCACGCGCAATCCGTCGCGCGAAAAGCTCGGCGGCGGCTGGGGCTGGTGGGTCGACACGCGCGGCGACATCTGGCGGGCGCGCGACGACAAGGGGATCTGGCGCTTCCGCTTTGGCGGACTCGACGCGAAGGGCAACCCCATCTACAGCTACGACAAGCTCGACAAGTACGCGATTCCCGCGCCGTTTACCGAAGTGCATCGCGCGATTTACGAGCCGCAAACCGACTCGCTCTACGTGACCGGCTACACCGCCGACGCGCCGCACGATCCGGGCTTCTGGAAAGAAGCGGGCCGCGTGCTGGTGCGCTACGACAAGTGGACGAGCGGGCATCCCGAGCAGCGCTACATGCTGCGTTTGCCGTGGGATCCGCACGCGAAGCCGCCCGTCACGCCAGCGGGACTCACGGTCGAAGGGCAGTACGTGTTCGTGGTCGAACCCGCGGGCAACGTGCATGTGTACGACAAGGACAGTGCGAAGGAAGTGGGCACGTTCGGCCCGGGCCCCGAGGTCGGACACGCCTCGGGCTGGGTAGACGTGCCGTTCGGAATCAGCGCGCATCGTCAGGCGAACGGCGAATACCTCGTGTTCGTCGAGGAAGATGCGCGCGGCAAGGTGCTCATGTACCGCTGGAAACCGGCCTGA